The following is a genomic window from Nitrospira sp..
GATCGTGCTGGCCTGCGAGAGCGGCGAGCGGGAGAGCAAGGAGTCGTGGCTGAAGGTCCTGCGCAGTCTGCGGGAGCGTGGACTGAAGTTTCCGCAGCTCACGGTCGCTGACGGACACCTTGGCATCTGGGCCGCTCTCGGGGAACTCCATCCCACCGGTAAGGAGCAGCGGTGCTGGAATCACAAGATCACCAATGTCTTGGACGCGGTGCCCAAGAAAGAGCAGCAGAAGGCGGCCGAGCTGCTCAAGGCGATGCCCTATGCCGAGACCCAGGCCGAGTGCGAGCAGCTGCGCGACAAATTCGTCCGCACGTACAACAAGACGGACCAGAAGGCCGTGGAGACGCTCGTGCGGGACTGGGACCGGATGGTCACGTTCTATTCCTTCCCGAAAGAGCACTGGATTCACCTCAGAACAACGAACATCGTGGAGTCACCCTTCGCGGCCGTGCGGCTTCGGACGGACGCCTCACGCCGCTACAAACGGGTCGAGAGCGCCAAGGCAATCATCTGGAAGATGCTCACCGTCGCCGAGAAGACGTGGAGAAGGCTCAATGCGACGGAGCTGCTGCCCCTGGTGGCCTCTGGAGGCAAGTTTACGGACGGGGTGCGGAAGCAATCAGGACAGGTGAGGAGCGAAGCGAGCCGTCAGCCGAAAAACATCGCCGCCTGAAGTTCTTTTACACACCTCTTGACGGTGGCTCGACGCCTCTTCGATCAACGACTTGGTACAGGAGCCCGTCTGGGAACCTTTGCCGTCTCGCAGCGCGCCCGCCGCGTTATCGCGAAAGATACGCGGCGTATCCTTTTATGCAGCCCAACATCCCTCGTCCTGTCCCTCACTGCGGCAATTCAACGGCGAAGTCCTGTGAAATCAGGGACCTTCCACCACTCAGCCTTACGGCTCATCGCAATTATCTGCTGGCATGAGGGTTGCTCACCAGAAAGTAGCAGAGGGAGCCAACCAGAAGGAGAAGTCTCATGGAAAATGCGGTAGGGCTTATCATCACCGTCGTCGTCTTTTCAGCACTCATCGGAGGTTGGGTCGCAGATCTCCTGCGGGATGCAGGGCCCGAGGCTGTCCCTCGACGGCGGTGAACGAGCGATGCACCCAATGACCACGCCCATGAAGGGCGCGGTGACGTCAGAGGCGAGGAGACCGTGTCATGTTTTCCAACGCCTGCCTTCAAATTCTTCGGATGGCTGCCGGTAAAAGCCTGACCGTCTTGGCCCTGGTTTTCCTGCCGTTCCCGATCGGTATCCCCTTAGCACTGTGGTTGACCCGCCGCAACAGTCTTCGCACCCCCATCGGCGGACAACTGAAACCCTCCGCCCTGATCACCGGAATGTCGCCCGCCCCATTCTCTTTTCATTCATGGATGGAAATTCCGAGCCTGCGGCATCTCAAGTTCCCGAAGGGCCCTGCCGAAAAAGCGACAGGCCCTCAGGAAGCAGGGCCAAGGCAAGGAGGCCTTCTCATGGACATGGAACTTCGTTCCTCAACGCGGGTCACCGTGACCTATCCGGTCCGGCTTTTGAGCGACGCACTGACCGGCCAAGGGACAGTCATCAACCTTTCCCTACCTGGCTGCGCCGTTCGGACCGACTTGCCCGTCAAGCCGGGTGACTATCTCGAACTGCAGGTCATGGCGCCGGATCAGGCTCGCCCGCTCACTGTAGGACTCGCAAAGGTCCGATGGGCCGCCCATCAGAAAGTTGGCATTGAGTTCATCCGAGTGCGCCGGGACGACCAGAGCCGGATTCAGCGCCTGATCGGGCGGTTGCTCGGCGAATCGACCGTTGAAGCCGCCGAAGCTCAGGAACTGACTGCTGCGTAAGCAGCCTGCAGGGTACCGCTGAGGCCGGCCTTCAGTTCCGGCCCGAGGCGAAGCGACACTTACGATCAGGCGGTCAATCGCCCGCGTCGTCCTTGGTGGAATTCATCATCCGTTTGACGATGATTTTCCTGCCTACCGTCATGAGGGTGAAGGAAATGCCGAAGGCAATGGGAACAAAAATCGCCGTCGCCAGGGTCGCGTTCTTCAGCCACCCCATTTCATAACAGGCCTTCAGCACATAGCTCCCCAATCCCGTCAGGTAGTAGGTAATGACGATCACGGAAAGGCTCTCGACCGTGCGCTGCAGAATCGCCTGCGCCCGCGTCGTGGAATCCACGCTGGCCAGCAGTTTCATGTTCTGGTCCTGCAATCCGATATTCTGCTCTTGCAACCGCAATTCGATGTGGGTCCGGAGAACGGCCACGGTGGCTTCGAAATCCTTCTCCATGGCATCGATGCGCCGGAGCAGCTGCTGATACCCCTCCGTCACTCCGGTGATTTTCCAGATGACATACTCCGACAGTCGTCGTAGTGACCCATAGGGCCGTTCCTGCAATGATGCCATGTTACTCTGCACGATGCGGTCATAGGGGACCGACGCAGAAAGCCGGTATCGCATCGACTCCGCCAATCGGCTCACTTGCAAGAGGTCTTGGGTCAAGACCGTCAGCCACTTCTGCATGATTTGCGGCGTCGTCCCACTCAATTGTTCGATCAGCACGGCCCGCTGATGCAGGTGCCGCTGCTCGTAATCATGAATTTGATCGACGGCCCTCGAGAAGGCCTTCATCGGCAACATGACCAGATGGTAGTAGTTTTCGATGGCGACGACGGTATCCACGATCTTCGCCACCTGTTGCCTGAGCGCCTGTTCGGATGCCGAACACACCAGATACCGTTCCCGATCGAACTCGTCGGGCGTGAAACTCGTCACCGCCACGATCTCGTCCCCCACAATGCGACTGCCGTATACCATGGCGCCGGGAAGCCGAGCCGGAAGTTCCTCTTCTGACGGCGGCACTTGAGGCAAAAACAACATGTCGAGGGCATTCACACGAAGACCGAGGGGAGAAAGAGGCATCACGAAGTCCGGGAACGTGATCGGTCCGAAATCGAGCGGGCTCGCCGCATCATGGACCACATGCCACACTTGATAGCTGTAATATTCCGTGTGGGCTTCCCAGACGACGACCAGCCGATCTCCGTTGTGCGCCGTCTTGAACCCATACCCGAACCTCTCTTCGATCGCGCCCTCGGAAATATCCAGCGCCTGGAGAAGCTGTTGAAATTCACGGCGACTATTGGGTCGTTCGACCGGAGGGTTGGCCAGCCGATAGGCGACGTGATGAATGTGCGCCGGCACCCCCAACCACTGAGGAAGATATTGTTTGTTGGATTGATGGATCCGGTTCAAAAACCCGGCGGGACGGGTCTCTTTTCCTGTGGACGCGGCAGAGTCCGTCATACCATCCGGCCTTCTGAGTGAAGCAGCCGAACGGCGCTTCCTCGCCGAACCCATCCTCCTTCAACGGACGGCTTCATCACTCATCTTCCTCTTCAATGTCTTCGATGCCTTCGTAACTCACGTCCCCTTCATTGACGGACGAAGCCATCTTCTCGCAAGCCGACTCGATGATCTCTTCGGCTTCCTCGGGGGAATCGGCGGAAATCAAGAATTTCACGGTAATTCCAAAGCGCTGGTTCACAATCATACTCCTTCGTACGAAATGGGCGGAGGAAAGCCTGTCACCTGTTGTGGCTCAGATACCATAAGCTCCCGCGCGTTGTCACCCTATGTGACGGGTGACGAAGGGAAACAAGTGTCCCGCGGTCTGCCGCCCACAGGAAACCCTACCGTACCTCTCAATCTGAAAGGATCCTGGCCCTGGCGATGAATGCCCGGCCTACTCAGCGCCGGTCATGGAGATCGGATTGGGAAGGGAAGAAAGAAGGGATTTAAATAACCCTGCGGCCTGGAACCTGGCCCCGGCGCCCACTCACGGGAAGGCGCCGGGATTCTCGCTTATTTGCGGAGCAACATATGGCCGCGCCGATTCTGCTGATGACAGGCCTCATCATGGTCGGCACAGAAGGGACGATCCTTGCCATAGGAGACGATCGCCACTTGCTTGGGGCTCACGCCCAGATCAACCAGGATACGCTTGGCGGCTTTGGCCCGCTTTTCTCCGAGTACCAGGTTGTAGTCGTGCGTCCCACGCTCGTCGCAATGCCCGGAGACCTTGAGGAGCGCCTGAGGATGCTCCTTCAACCAGTCGGCATTGGACGTCAGCGAGGTCATCCCGTCGTCCGAAATATTATAGCGGTCGTACCCATAAAAGACGTCTTTCAATCCTGCTTCCATCGCGGCCGTTTCCTCGCGGCGAATTTCGGCGTACCACTTCTCGTCACGATCGACCGGCATCAACATGTTGCCGATATTACTCCGGCTGAGTCGCTCTTCTCCGGCGATTTGTCCGTTCACCAGGGGGGAAAACCCCCGCAACGCGCCCCCCTCTTCTGCTCCTGCGATTCCGACCCCTTGTCGGCCGGTGGAGGGAAATTGCCCATCACGAGTGCCTTCCCCCGCTGCAACACCGCCGCCGGAACGCCCCTGTCCATCACGGTCGCCTTGGCTAGAATAACCTTGGCCGGAGTCGCCTTGGCCATTGGGACGGCCTCCCTCAGAAGCCGACTGGTCTTCCGACCCTCCCTGCAGCCACTTCATGCTGCTGCATCCTGGTGTCGTCAATAGGACCACCGCCATTCCGCCCATTACCAATTGCGACAGGCTACGATACTTCATGACCCATGCTCCTTCACGATGAGGTGTTACCGTTGTCCGACGTTACAACTATAGCAGCTGCCGAAGCAGTCGCCGGTCGAGCCTCGGATTCTCATCGACAGCGGAAGGGATAACGGCGGGAATACAAATAGTTAGCGCGGAAAATCCGCATCGGTTCCAACTCAGGCCGATTGCGGGCACTCCAAACGGGAGGCCGTTGTCGATGGGCTATCGACCCTGCAGAGCTTGAAAATATCAGAACAGCGAACCTGTGGGGACGAACAGGGGAGAGGGGCGAAAAATTCGTGTTGTGGATACCTGGTGCGCCCGGAGGGACTTGAACCCCCAACCCTCGGATCCGAAGTCCGATGCTCTATCCAATTGAGCTACGGGCGCGCGCCGGTATAAGAACCATGTTGCCGAGGTGTTGTCAAGAATAGCGAAGGCAGGCCGCCCTCGCCGACGGACACCTTGGGGAAGATGGGGGGAATCAGCCGGTCGGTTTGTGCGAAAGCAGCTCCAAGATACGCTCCGCCACCTCGGCCGTGGAAACGCCGTCTGTCGGCACGAGATGGTGGGCCGCCGCCTGGTATTTAGGGGTCCGTTCAGTCAAAACCTCGCGAATTTCGTCCGTAAACGATTTCGTGCCGGTCAATGACGGGCGCTGGGTATCGCCGCCGATGCGGTTGGTGATGGTCTCCACACTGGCTGTGAGCCAGACGACCGTCCCGGTGCGTCGCAGCCCATCCGCATTTTCGGGCCGCAAGATGGCGCCGCCGCCGGTGTCGATGATCAATCGTTCCTCCGCGGCAACGTCCTGGCACACGGCCGCCTCCAGGTCGCGAAAATGTTCCCATCCGAACTGTTTCACGATCTCCGGAATGGACAATGCGGTCCGCTTCACCACCTCGGCATCCGTGGATACCAGCCGCCGATGCAGCCTCCGAGCCAGGATCTTGCCGACCGTGCTTTTGCCGGTCCCTCGATAACCGATCAAGACGAGATTTTTTTGGGATTCCATGGTCAGAAAGGGGTGGCCGGTGCAGGCCTTTGATCCGAACGGACGCCCGACCCTTCACTCAAAGCGGGACTCCAGCACGTGCCTCATCACATCGGTCGGGGCCGAGTGTTTGGTCCAGAGTTCGAATTGCAGCACCGCTTGATTGAGAAACATCTCCAGCCCCGGAATGGTCCGACAACCGGCCGCCTTCGCTTCCTGCAGTAATTTCGTCTCGCGCGGATTGTAGACGATATCCATCACCGTCAGTTCCGGCCTGAAGAGATTCGCCGGCACACAGGACTCGTCTACGCGAGGGTACATGCCGACCGGTGTGCAATGGATCAATGTGCGCACGTGCGGTACCCAGTTGCGGAGCGTATCCAACGTCAGCGGGCCTTCTTCGATAGGAATCGCCGCCTTGCCACGCAGATCTTTCACCAGTTTCTGCCGTTCGGCCTCCTCGATGCCGAGAATTGTGAGCCCGGCGATCCCGGACCCTGCCGTCAGCGCAAAGGCAATCGCCCTGGCTGCTCCGCCGGAACCCAAAATCAACACTCGGTGACCGTCGAGCAGAGCACCGCCTTCTTTCAACGCGCGTAACGCGCCGGAGGCATCCGTGTTGTACCCCTTCAGCTTCCCGTCTTCGACCAGAATGGTATTGATCGCGCCGATGTGTTTCGCGGTAGGCTCCACTTCGTCCAAAAACGGAATCGCCGCCACCTTGTGCGGGATCGTCACGCTGAACCCGCGCGCATTACCCAGCGCCCGTACCCCTTTCAGGGCGTCACCGAGGGATTCCACGCGAAAGGCCAGGTACACCAGATTGAGTCCCACTTTCTGAAAGGCTGCGTTGTGAATGGCCGGTGAAAGCGAATGCTCCACCGGATTGCCGATGATGCCGCACCATTGAGTCTGCACCGTGATGTCCATGGGCAAGCGCCTTCTACTTCTTGAGCGTGACGGTCAATGCCACATACTGCGGTCCCTGCACGTGATACAACACCGCCACATGATCGTCTTTTTTGAGGTCCTTGACGGCCTTTGGGCCGCCCTCGAAACGGGTTTTGTCATTGGCCACAAAGGTGAAGCGGCTTCCGCCGCCGTCTTTCTTGACGGCGAACTTTCCGGATGAGAGGTCCACCGACAAGATCGTCCCCACAAACTCCGTTCCGGTCTCCGCTCGCGCCGGTTCAGATTCCGGCATCCCACAGAGGATGGTGGCCAAGAGGAAGGTCGCAACGACGACTGCGCCCAGACGTGGCAAAAGACTCATGATCGCCTCCTCTCACCCTTTGCTGATGGTCATGCCTCCATCGATGGAGAACGTCGCTCCGGTCACCCAGGTCGCCTCATCGGAGGCCAGATAGAGCACCATCTTCGCTACCTCTTCAGGCTTGCCGGGCCGCCGAATGGCATAATGCGCCAGGATCGGGTCGAGGCTGGCAGGGTCGTTCATCAACGATGCCGCCATGGGGGTGTCCACCAGACCGGGGTTGACCACGTTGCACCGGATGTTGTCGGAGGCATAATCAACCGCGATCGACCTGGTCAACGCATCCAGTCCGCCTTTTGACGCGGCATACGCCGGCAAGCCTCGAATCCCGACCAGGCTGGCCACGGTGGAAATATTGATGATCGCGCCGCCGCCGCTCTTGATGATCTCGGGAACCGCCGCCCGCGTCATCCGAAAGACCCCTGTGAGGTTGATGTCCAACACATTCATCCAGGTCGCATCGTCCGTTTCATGCAGCCGCTTGCCGAAATCGCCGATCCCGGCATTGTTCACGAGGATATGGAGCTTACCGAAGGTGCGTAGGGTCTGCGCAACCACTTCCTGCACGTGGTTCTCATCCGTGACCGATCCGACGACAGCCAAGGCCCGTCCCCCGTTCACACCGATCCCCTTCACGACGCGATCAAGCTCTTCCTTCCGACGGCCGGTTACGACGACGGAAGCCCCTTCATCGGCGAACAGCTTGGCGATCGCCTCCCCGATTCCTGCGTTGCCTCCGGTGATGATGGCTACTTTCCCCTGCAACCGATTCATGCGTTCGACTCTCCCTCTTCGCGTGCTTCCTGCTCACCCTCGTCGGCCGACTCCGTCGCGGTTGCGGTCGCCCTCCCGGCATGCGACCACCAACCGGCTTCAACCTTCCTCGCGACGGTGATGAAACCGGAATGGGCCACCATCCGATGGTCAGGACGGACACTGCGCCCCTGAATCGACCAGG
Proteins encoded in this region:
- a CDS encoding Oxidoreductase, short-chain dehydrogenase/reductase family → MNRLQGKVAIITGGNAGIGEAIAKLFADEGASVVVTGRRKEELDRVVKGIGVNGGRALAVVGSVTDENHVQEVVAQTLRTFGKLHILVNNAGIGDFGKRLHETDDATWMNVLDINLTGVFRMTRAAVPEIIKSGGGAIINISTVASLVGIRGLPAYAASKGGLDALTRSIAVDYASDNIRCNVVNPGLVDTPMAASLMNDPASLDPILAHYAIRRPGKPEEVAKMVLYLASDEATWVTGATFSIDGGMTISKG
- a CDS encoding Shikimate kinase I; the protein is MESQKNLVLIGYRGTGKSTVGKILARRLHRRLVSTDAEVVKRTALSIPEIVKQFGWEHFRDLEAAVCQDVAAEERLIIDTGGGAILRPENADGLRRTGTVVWLTASVETITNRIGGDTQRPSLTGTKSFTDEIREVLTERTPKYQAAAHHLVPTDGVSTAEVAERILELLSHKPTG
- a CDS encoding Shikimate 5-dehydrogenase I alpha — its product is MDITVQTQWCGIIGNPVEHSLSPAIHNAAFQKVGLNLVYLAFRVESLGDALKGVRALGNARGFSVTIPHKVAAIPFLDEVEPTAKHIGAINTILVEDGKLKGYNTDASGALRALKEGGALLDGHRVLILGSGGAARAIAFALTAGSGIAGLTILGIEEAERQKLVKDLRGKAAIPIEEGPLTLDTLRNWVPHVRTLIHCTPVGMYPRVDESCVPANLFRPELTVMDIVYNPRETKLLQEAKAAGCRTIPGLEMFLNQAVLQFELWTKHSAPTDVMRHVLESRFE
- a CDS encoding Peptidoglycan-associated lipoprotein; this translates as MNGQIAGEERLSRSNIGNMLMPVDRDEKWYAEIRREETAAMEAGLKDVFYGYDRYNISDDGMTSLTSNADWLKEHPQALLKVSGHCDERGTHDYNLVLGEKRAKAAKRILVDLGVSPKQVAIVSYGKDRPFCADHDEACHQQNRRGHMLLRK
- a CDS encoding Mobile element protein, with the protein product MREKSRHEAVESSEVCYDTLEQWARGQIQDQLQRILEEEVTTFLGRQRHERRERVSPLDPPKGSRNGYGNPRHVSMSCGTVTVWRPRVRDLEERFKSKVLPLFTRRTREVGEVLPELYLHGLSSGDFELALRGLLGEGAPLSASSIQRLKARFELEYEAWKTRDVSALEVVYWWADGLYVKAGIEDRKAALLTIVGALASGKKIVLACESGERESKESWLKVLRSLRERGLKFPQLTVADGHLGIWAALGELHPTGKEQRCWNHKITNVLDAVPKKEQQKAAELLKAMPYAETQAECEQLRDKFVRTYNKTDQKAVETLVRDWDRMVTFYSFPKEHWIHLRTTNIVESPFAAVRLRTDASRRYKRVESAKAIIWKMLTVAEKTWRRLNATELLPLVASGGKFTDGVRKQSGQVRSEASRQPKNIAA